From Chromohalobacter canadensis, one genomic window encodes:
- a CDS encoding HpcH/HpaI aldolase/citrate lyase family protein — protein MNPLALRSLLFVPATRPDRIAKALASPADAVIVDLEDAVADGDKAAAREALAAFLADNPQASLVVRVNAPESPHHALDLALCACHAAVTHLLVPKAEAVPALEQAAACGKPLWLQIETATGLLALPGLAGMAGVERLSFGALDLITELGLTPETPGARQMLDQGRYQLVVHSRAASLAAPFESPHPAIDDTDAVARAAAHAKEMGFAGMLCIHPRQLPAINQAFSPSEADVAWAKQVIDGANHQTGAFSVEGQMVDAPVISRAQGILAQHEAGHHGGQPPP, from the coding sequence ATGAACCCGCTCGCCCTGCGTTCTCTTTTATTCGTGCCGGCCACGCGGCCGGACCGCATCGCCAAGGCCCTGGCCAGCCCGGCGGATGCCGTGATCGTCGACCTGGAAGATGCCGTGGCCGACGGTGACAAGGCCGCGGCCCGGGAGGCTCTGGCGGCCTTTCTGGCGGACAACCCGCAGGCCTCGCTCGTGGTGCGCGTGAACGCGCCCGAATCCCCGCATCATGCGCTCGACCTGGCGCTGTGCGCATGCCATGCGGCCGTCACGCACCTGCTCGTGCCCAAGGCCGAAGCCGTCCCAGCGCTGGAGCAGGCCGCCGCCTGCGGCAAACCGCTATGGCTGCAGATCGAAACCGCGACAGGGCTGCTGGCGTTGCCCGGCCTGGCGGGCATGGCCGGCGTCGAGCGGCTGAGTTTCGGGGCCCTGGATCTGATCACCGAGCTGGGACTGACGCCCGAGACGCCGGGTGCGCGCCAAATGCTAGATCAGGGGCGCTACCAACTGGTAGTTCACTCGCGCGCGGCGAGCCTGGCCGCGCCGTTCGAAAGCCCGCATCCGGCCATCGACGACACGGACGCCGTGGCACGGGCGGCCGCTCACGCCAAGGAAATGGGCTTCGCCGGTATGCTATGCATTCACCCCCGGCAGTTGCCCGCCATCAACCAGGCTTTTTCTCCCAGCGAGGCCGACGTAGCCTGGGCCAAGCAAGTGATCGACGGCGCGAACCATCAGACAGGCGCGTTCAGCGTCGAGGGTCAGATGGTCGATGCGCCGGTCATCAGCCGCGCCCAAGGCATTCTCGCCCAGCACGAGGCGGGCCATCACGGTGGACAACCCCCGCCCTGA